The genomic region ATCGCGGTCGGGGAAGTCCTCTCGCGCATGCGCGCCGCGGCTCTCGGTGCGCGCCGCTGCCGAGTTCACGGTGACGGCGGCCTGGGCGATGAGATTGTCAAACTCGAGGGCTTCAACGAGATCGGTATTCCAGACCATGGAGCGGTCTTTGATCGCAATATCGCCCGCGCCTGAGACAACCTTGGCGATGCGCTCCACGCCCTCATCCAGCACGTCCTGCGTGCGGAAGACCGCGCAGTTTTCCTGCATGGCGCGCTGCATGTCGAGGCGCAGCTTCGCGGTCGGCGTGCCGCCATTGGCGTTGCGGAAGCGGTCAAGGCGCGCGAGCGTCGCATCGCCTGCATCCTTGGGCAGTTCGGCCTGCGTCGCCCCGCTCTGCGTGGTCTCCGCGCAGCGCAATCCGGCCGCCCGGCCAAACACGACGAGATCGATCAGCGAGTTCGAACCCAGCCGGTTCGCGCCGTGGACCGACACGCACGCCGCCTCGCCCACCGCCATCAGGCCGGGCACGACATGGTCGGGATCGCCGCCCACCTTGGTGAGGACTTCGCCGTGATAATTGGTCGGGATGCCGCCCATATTATAGTGGACGGTCGGCAGGACCGGGATCGGCTCGCGCGTCACGTCCACGCCGGCGAAGATTTTCGCGCTTTCGGAAATGCCCGGCAGGCGCTCGTGCAGCACTTTGGGATCAAGGTGATCGAGGTGCAGGAAGATATGGTCCTTGTTGGGACCGACGCCGCGCCCTTCGCGTATCTCGATCGTCATGGAGCGTGAGACGACATCGCGGCTGGCGAGATCCTTGGCCGAGGGTGCATAGCGCTCCATGAAGCGCTCGCCTTCGGAATTGGTCAGATACCCGCCCTCGCCGCGCGCGCCTTCAGTGATGAGGCAGCCTGCGCCATAAATCCCGGTCGGGTGGAACTGGACAAACTCCATATCCTGCAGCGGCAGGCCCGCCCGCAAGACCATGGCATTGCCATCGCCGGTGCAGGTGTGGGCGCTGGTGGCAGAAAAGTAAGCGCGGCCATAGCCGCCGGTTGCCAGAATGACTTTCTGCGCGCGGAAGCGGTGCAGCGTCCCGTCATCGAGCTTCCAGGCGGTGACCCCCCGGCAGGCGCCGTCCGCATCCATGATGAGGTCGAGCGCGAAATACTCGATGAAGAACTCGGTCGAGTGACGCAGCGACTGGCCATAGAGCGTGTGCAATATGGCGTGGCCGGTACGGTCTGCCGCCGCGCAGGTGCGCTGGACCGGG from Glycocaulis abyssi harbors:
- the sdhA gene encoding succinate dehydrogenase flavoprotein subunit, which produces MSDYKWIDHSFDVVVVGAGGSGLRAALGAAQAGLKTACITKVFPTRSHTVAAQGGISASLGNMGEDDWRWHMYDTVKGSDWLGDQDAIEYLCREAPAAVYELEHWGVPFSRTQEGKIYQRAFGGMTRNYGEGPVQRTCAAADRTGHAILHTLYGQSLRHSTEFFIEYFALDLIMDADGACRGVTAWKLDDGTLHRFRAQKVILATGGYGRAYFSATSAHTCTGDGNAMVLRAGLPLQDMEFVQFHPTGIYGAGCLITEGARGEGGYLTNSEGERFMERYAPSAKDLASRDVVSRSMTIEIREGRGVGPNKDHIFLHLDHLDPKVLHERLPGISESAKIFAGVDVTREPIPVLPTVHYNMGGIPTNYHGEVLTKVGGDPDHVVPGLMAVGEAACVSVHGANRLGSNSLIDLVVFGRAAGLRCAETTQSGATQAELPKDAGDATLARLDRFRNANGGTPTAKLRLDMQRAMQENCAVFRTQDVLDEGVERIAKVVSGAGDIAIKDRSMVWNTDLVEALEFDNLIAQAAVTVNSAAARTESRGAHAREDFPDRDDKQWMKHTLAWYEEKTGKVTLGDRPVHEYTLSNDIAYIEPKARVY